The stretch of DNA GGGAGGGACTGACCGATGACGGCCATCCTCGGCGGCCTCCCCGCCTCCGTCCTCGCGTTCGTCTACCTCGTCGCGGGCGTCCTCTTCATCCAGGGCCTGCGCGACATGACACACCCGCGGACGGCGCCGCGCGGTAACCTCATCTCCGCCGGCGGGATGGCGCTCGCGGTGGGTGTGACGGTCCTCGTGACCGACATCCTCTCGCCGATCCTGCTGTTCGCCGGCTTGCTGGTCGGCGGCGCCGTCGGCGTTTGGCTGGCGGCGACGGTAGAGACGACGGAGATGCCACAACTCGTCGGCCTGTTCAACGGCTTCGGCGGCGGCGCCTCGGCCCTGGTGGCCGGCGCCGAACTGATCGACATGTTCGGCACCGGCTCGTTCCAGATCGGCGTCACCGCGACGGCCGCGCTCGCGGGCATCATCGGCTCCGTCACCTTCTGGGGGAGCGTGGTCGCCGCCGGCAAACTCCACGGCGTCGTCGACGACTCCGCGGTCCGGTACAGCGGCGAACAGGCCGTCAAGGCGCTGTTCCTGATCGCCGCCGTCCTCGCCGGGGCGCATCTCGTCACCCGCCCGAACCTGCTCGGCGCAGTGCCGCTCGCCGGCTGGGTGCCCTCGTACTGGGTGCTCGTCGCCGCCGCGTCGATTCTCGGCGTGCTGTTGGTGGTCCCCATCGGCGGCGCGGACATGCCCGTCGTCATCGCCCTGCTCAACTCCTACTCGGGGCTGGCGGCCGCGACGACGGGCTTCGTCCTCGACAACTCCGTGCTGATCATCGCGGGGACGCTCGTCGGCGCCTCGGGACTGATCCTCACCGTCATCATGTGCGAGTCGATGAACCGGTCGCTCGCGAACGTCTTCTTCGGCGGTCTCGGCGAGACGAGCGAGGGCGACGAGGAGATGGAGGACATCTACGAGGGCAACATCACCACCACCTCCCCGGAGGAGGTGGAGATGACCCTCGACGTGGCCGACCGCGTGGTCATCGTTCCCGGCTACGGCATGGCGGTCGCACAGGCCCAACACGCCGTGGCCGAACTGGCCGAACTGCTGGAAGGGGAGGGCGTCGACGTGGAGTTCGGTATCCACCCCGTCGCCGGCCGCATGCCCGGTCACATGAACGTCCTCCTCGCGGAGGCCGACGTTCCCTACGAGAAACTCCGTGATCTGGAGGAGATCAATCCGACGTTCTCCCAGACGGACGTGGTCATCGTCATCGGCGCCAACGACGTGGTGAACCCGTCGGCCAACGACGCCGGCTCCGGCCCCCTCGCCGGCATGCCCGTCCTCAACGTCGGCGAGGCGCGGACGGTCATCGTCAACAAGCGGAGCCTCAGCCCCGGCTTCTCCGGGGTCCCCAACCCGCTCTTCGCACAGGACAACACGAACATGCTGTTCGGCGACGGCAAGGAGATGATGCAGGAACTGGTGAACATCTACAAGGAGAACCACTGATCGGGCGTGGCGTACGGGGCGGGGCGGGGCGGGGCGGGGCGATACCGCTCCCGGCGAATTCTGCGAAACCTTTATCATTCATAATGATAACCGTTACCACATGACATTCCCTGCCGACTCGGAGTACGACGTGACGGGAACGGATACGATGCCGGAGACGGCTCGAGTGCGTCACTTCGACGAACTCGACGACTCGGCACAGGAGTATCTGTTCAACGTCGCGGCGGGGGCATCGCCGCGGGACCCGGGTACCCTCTCCGGGCTGAACGAGGGCGACGTCGTCGTCTTCACCGACTACTACCACATCAAGTAACGGCGGCGTCGCCCGGACCGAAGCCGTTTTGTCCGGTCCGGCGGTAGGTCGCGTATGGATAGCGGCGGGACGATGACGCTCGCGTTCGAGTTCGAGGCGCTCCAAGCCCTCGCCGATCCGAACGCGGTGTTCGACGGCGCCCGGCAGTGGACCGAGTACGTGGGCGTCCTGAGCGACGAACCGACGTACGTCGTCACTAACTTCACGCGCAAGCGACGCCTCCGGCAGGACTTCTTCTCGGGTCCGCGGGGCGTCGACGAGAGCCTCGACAACGTCCGCGACCAGTTCGACACCGACCGCCACGTCTTCATCGGGACGAGCGAGGACGACCGCGAGACGGCCGAGCGACACGGCTGGGAGTATCTCTCCATCGAGGAGGCGGCGGAGTTCGCGGAGTGGGAGTTGAGCGAGGACTCCAAAGAGGATCCGTTCGAGGGCGAGACGCGGGACGACTGGCCCTAACTCACTGTTCCTGTGCCGGCGCCAACTCGTCGAGGTCGACCGACTTCTCCAGCAACACGTCCTTTTGATCCGCGACGACGCGCTCCTCGCGCATCAGCTTCTTGTAGGCGCTCTGGGGCGAGAGGTCGCCGATCAGGACGCCGCCGACGATTTTGCCGTCCTTGAACGCCAGCCGACGCCACTCGGTGTCGGAGTACTTGCGCTCGCACTCGTCGTCGCCGATAGTGGGGTGACCGAACGAGAGGAACGGAAAGTCGAAGTGGGTGATGGAGTACGAGGAGACGAAACGGAAGGGTTCGGAGCCGGGGTCGAGCATGTTCTTCGCCGCGGTCGTGCCTTGCGACTTGGCGCTGTCCCACGAGCCGTTCTGGGCGCGTTCGCCGAGGATCGTATCGTGATAGCGCGTGATGTCGCCGGCGGCGTAGACGTCGTCGACGCTCGTCCGCATATACTCGTCGACGAAGATGCCGTCGTCGCGTTCGACGCCCGTCCCCTGCAGAAGCTCCGTGTTGAAATCGAGACCGATCGCGATACCGACGAAGTCACCTTCGTAGCGGTCGCCGTTGGGGTCGATCGCTGCGGTTACGCGGCCGTCGTCGTCCGTCTCGAAGCGGTCGACGCCGCTCTGAAACACGGGAGTGACGCCGCGTTCGCGCATGGCCTCGTGGAGGATCTCCGCCCCCTCGGTCGAGAGCGCGTAGCGCCACCAGCAGTCGCCGCGCATGAGGTAGTGGGCCTCCACGTCCTGTTCGCCACAGATAGCCGCGAGGTCGATCCCCAACAGCCCGGCGCCGACGACGATGCCCGTCTCGGCCTGCGCCGCGTGCTCGCGGATCGCGCGGGCGTCCTGGAACGTCCAGAAGTGGTGGATGCCGTCGGCGTCGCTGTTCTCGACCGGCAGCTGCGTCGGCGTCCCGCCGGTGGCGACCAGTAGCTTGTCGTACTCGATCGTCTCGTCCTCGTGGGTTCGAAGGCGGTGCCCCTCGGGGTCGATGTTCGTCACCAGCGTGTCGAGCCGCAGGTCGATGTCGCGGTCCGCGTACCACGACGGCTCGTGGATGGAGATGGGCATCTCCGGAAGCTTCCCCTTCGCGAACTCCTTGATGAGGATGCGGTTGTAGAGGGTTTCCCCCTCGTCGGTGATGACGGTGATCTCGGCGTCGGGCGCCTCCTCGCGCAACGTCTCGGCGGCAGAACTCCCCGCGATCCCGTCACCGATGATCACATACGACTGACTCATGTCC from Haloplanus salinus encodes:
- a CDS encoding NAD(P)(+) transhydrogenase (Re/Si-specific) subunit beta, with the protein product MTAILGGLPASVLAFVYLVAGVLFIQGLRDMTHPRTAPRGNLISAGGMALAVGVTVLVTDILSPILLFAGLLVGGAVGVWLAATVETTEMPQLVGLFNGFGGGASALVAGAELIDMFGTGSFQIGVTATAALAGIIGSVTFWGSVVAAGKLHGVVDDSAVRYSGEQAVKALFLIAAVLAGAHLVTRPNLLGAVPLAGWVPSYWVLVAAASILGVLLVVPIGGADMPVVIALLNSYSGLAAATTGFVLDNSVLIIAGTLVGASGLILTVIMCESMNRSLANVFFGGLGETSEGDEEMEDIYEGNITTTSPEEVEMTLDVADRVVIVPGYGMAVAQAQHAVAELAELLEGEGVDVEFGIHPVAGRMPGHMNVLLAEADVPYEKLRDLEEINPTFSQTDVVIVIGANDVVNPSANDAGSGPLAGMPVLNVGEARTVIVNKRSLSPGFSGVPNPLFAQDNTNMLFGDGKEMMQELVNIYKENH
- a CDS encoding DUF7124 domain-containing protein, giving the protein MDSGGTMTLAFEFEALQALADPNAVFDGARQWTEYVGVLSDEPTYVVTNFTRKRRLRQDFFSGPRGVDESLDNVRDQFDTDRHVFIGTSEDDRETAERHGWEYLSIEEAAEFAEWELSEDSKEDPFEGETRDDWP
- a CDS encoding NAD(P)/FAD-dependent oxidoreductase, which translates into the protein MSQSYVIIGDGIAGSSAAETLREEAPDAEITVITDEGETLYNRILIKEFAKGKLPEMPISIHEPSWYADRDIDLRLDTLVTNIDPEGHRLRTHEDETIEYDKLLVATGGTPTQLPVENSDADGIHHFWTFQDARAIREHAAQAETGIVVGAGLLGIDLAAICGEQDVEAHYLMRGDCWWRYALSTEGAEILHEAMRERGVTPVFQSGVDRFETDDDGRVTAAIDPNGDRYEGDFVGIAIGLDFNTELLQGTGVERDDGIFVDEYMRTSVDDVYAAGDITRYHDTILGERAQNGSWDSAKSQGTTAAKNMLDPGSEPFRFVSSYSITHFDFPFLSFGHPTIGDDECERKYSDTEWRRLAFKDGKIVGGVLIGDLSPQSAYKKLMREERVVADQKDVLLEKSVDLDELAPAQEQ